In Porites lutea chromosome 1, jaPorLute2.1, whole genome shotgun sequence, a single genomic region encodes these proteins:
- the LOC140953237 gene encoding 52 kDa repressor of the inhibitor of the protein kinase-like, which produces MASKRDGSILRFFAKAPRFENTAEPQQSQLNDHDAAVETAVISQSEMVVTSPTTESAPVPEGYGTTPDHIILQPDKTGGLGDIGRYINSEMTTKEVEDTVIALSRGKKYELLTQHFSPPSHYKFPGTYENGCLRSFRYEYFKNRPWLKYSPHLDAAFCVPCALFVSNRSNKQSLVTKPFRKWTRYTSVIVEHAEKSYHRDAMIAAQTFRESIENPSTTLTCVFDKEKEKRIEENRQILKAIARAVLYCGRQCIALRGHREKLTQSENPGNFLALLKVLLESDPVLEAHLKTGGRVTYLSPQSQNEMIEVIGKHFIQKKIVEEILEAKYYSILGDEATSHNEKKLSIVIRFVDANKDIREEFLEFKDLERTTGAAVSETLLSTLRSLNIPIEDCRGQGYDGAASMSSQRVGVLANILTHAPNAAYVHCASHCLNLVVSHACSLQPIRNMIDKITQVCLFFNYSPKRNGLLTAVIQDQHPENGKKKPLITLCATRWVARIEAYDHFYASFKYTVFALEVIAHNMHHDECPEQFYGCWQTKTRTDASGLLKAITDFHFIVTFICAYSCLSHMSGLTVKLQKKTNDIFKAFSMVTEVKATYKRLRANLPTHFDEIYDQAVTMAEKVGVAPTAPRIAERQRHRANAPAVDPKEHYRVNVAVPFFDHIISELDDQFSSLTLRVSKLLGLVPSVIQESWVTAQQLTGLVDLYKDDLPSPQLFSSEFQRWKIMVQNGRIAADSCASSLKACDPDDFPNLYVLLKIAATLPVTTCECERSISTMRRLNNYMRCTMGESRLSSLALMHIKYDMPVNLEEIVNLFEGLHPRMMQFASLLYE; this is translated from the exons ATGGCATCAAAACGTGATGGATCGATCTTACGGTTTTTTGCTAAAG CTCCACGTTTTGAAAACACCGCGGAACCACAGCAGTCCCAGTTAAATGATCATGATGCAGCAGTGGAAACAGCAGTAATCAGTCAGAGTGAGATGGTCGTGACTTCGCCGACAACAGAGTCAGCGCCAGTTCCCGAGGGTTATGGAACAACTCCAGATCACATCATTTTGCAGCCAGACAAAACAGGTGGTTTGGGAGATATTGGTCGGTATATCAACTCTGAAATGACAACAAAAGAAGTTGAGGACACAGTAATAGCCCTTTCAAGAGGAAAGAAGTATGAACTTTTGACTCAACATTTTTCACCTCCATCTCATTATAAGTTCCCTGGAACATATGAAAATGGCTGCTTACGCTCTTTTCGgtatgaatattttaagaacCGTCCCTGGTTGAAGTACAGTCCGCATCTTGATGCTGCTTTTTGTGTACCTTGTGCCTTGTTTGTCAGTAACAGAAGTAACAAACAAAGTCTGGTCACAAAGCCTTTTAGGAAATGGACTCGTTATACATCTGTAATAGTTGAGCATGCTGAAAAGTCGTATCACAGGGATGCCATGATCGCCGCCCAAACATTTCGAGAATCAATTGAAAATCCAAGCACTACACTGACTTGCGTATTTgacaaggaaaaggaaaaacgcATTGAAGAAAACCGTCAAATCTTGAAAGCCATTGCCAGAGCAGTGTTGTATTGTGGTCGCCAGTGTATTGCATTACGTGGCCATAGGGAAAAGCTTACTCAGTCAGAAAACCCGGGCAACTTCCTGGCATTACTGAAGGTCCTATTAGAAAGCGATCCGGTATTGGAAGCCCACCTAAAGACAGGTGGGAGAGTCACCTACCTTTCTCCGCAGTCTCAGAATGAGATGATTGAAGTGATTGGAAAGCACTTCATTCAAAAGAAGATAGTGGAAGAAATCTTAGAAGCTAAGTATTATTCAATCTTAGGTGACGAAGCTACAAGCCATAACGAGAAAAAGCTATCTATCGTTATTCGCTTCGTAGATGCCAACAAAGACATCAGGGAAGAGTTTCTGGAGTTCAAAGATTTAGAACGAACTACGGGCGCTGCAGTTTCTGAAACCTTGTTATCTACCCTGCGTTCCCTGAACATTCCTATTGAAGATTGCCGTGGCCAAGGTTATGATGGTGCAGCATCAATGAGCAGCCAAAGGGTTGGAGTCCTGGCAAATATCCTAACACACGCACCAAACGCTGCTTACGTCCACTGTGCAAGCCATTGTCTCAATCTAGTTGTATCTCATGCCTGTTCCCTTCAACCGATTCGAAACATGATTGACAAGATAACGCAAGTTTGCCTCTTTTTCAATTACAGCCCCAAGCGAAATGGTCTGCTGACTGCCGTCATCCAGGATCAACATCCTGAAAACGGAAAAAAGAAGCCTCTGATTACTCTGTGTGCAACCAGATGGGTCGCCCGTATCGAAGCCTATGATCACTTCTACGCGTCTTTCAAATATACAGTGTTTGCGTTGGAGGTCATAGCTCACAACATGCACCACGATGAGTGTCCTGAGCAGTTCTACGGCTGTTGGCAAACAAAAACCCGAACAGATGCTTCGGGACTCCTGAAAGCCATTACTGACTTTCATTTTATCGTAACCTTCATCTGCGCCTACTCATGCCTCTCCCACATGTCAGGTCTCACTGTTAAGCTTCAGAAGAAGACAAACGATATCTTCAAAGCTTTTTCGATGGTTACGGAGGTGAAGGCAACTTACAAACGTCTTCGTGCCAATCTTCCCACTCACTTTGACGAGATCTACGATCAAGCCGTAACCATGGCAGAGAAAGTAGGAGTTGCTCCCACAGCCCCAAGAATCGCAGAAAGACAGCGACACCGTGCCAATGCTCCAGCTGTTGACCCAAAAGAGCACTATAGGGTCAATGTCGCAGTGCCTTTCTTTGATCACATCATTTCAGAACTGGATGACCAGTTCTCAAGCTTAACACTAAGGGTCAGTAAGCTGCTTGGGCTAGTGCCCTCTGTTATTCAGGAAAGTTGGGTCACTGCTCAGCAGCTTACTGGTTTAGTGGATCTTTATAAAGATGATCTGCCCTCTCCTCAGCTATTTTCCTCTGAATTTCAGAGGTGGAAAATCATGGTTCAGAACGGGCGAATTGCTGCTGATTCGTGTGCCTCGTCACTAAAAGCATGTGATCCTGACGACTTCCCTAACTTGTACGTGCTCCTGAAAATTGCTGCGACCCTACCAGTGACCACTTGTGAATGTGAACGTTCCATAAGCACAATGAGGCGGTTGAACAATTACATGAGGTGCACCATGGGAGAGAGTCGGCTCTCCTCCCTGGCTCTAATGCATATCAAATATGATATGCCTGTCAATCTGGAGGAGATCGTCAATTTATTCGAGGGCCTACACCCGAGGATGATGCAGTTTGCCAGCTTGTTGTATGAATAG